The Rubrobacter tropicus nucleotide sequence GGGCGCCGGGGGGGGCGGGGCGCCGACCGTGCGCGAGCTGGGGGAGGCCGTCGGGTTGCGGAGTTCCCAGACGGCCTACAAGCACCTCAAGAAGTTGGAAGAGGCCGGCTACGTCGAGCGGGAGGGCGCGTCGCGGAGGGCGCGGGGCATCAGGCTAACGGGGAAAGGTTGGGAGGTGGTCGGGGAGATGCCGCTGCTCGGGCGCATCGCCGCTGGTCGCGGGCTGGAGGCCGTGGCGGCCGTGGACGGGGCGTACTCGCTGGCCGCCGAGCTCGTCGGGTCCCGTTCGGGGCGTCGGCGGTACCTGCTGAGGGTGGTGGGGCAGTCCATGATCGGGGCCCACATAGCCGACGGTGACCTGCTCGTTGTCGAGGAGGACGAAGACCCGGCGGACGGCGAGGTCGTCGTGGCGCTCTTGCGGGGCGGGGAGGAGGTAACCGTAAAGAGGATCTTCCGCGAGAGGGGCGAGGCCGGGGAGTTCGTGAGGCTCAGGCCCGAGAACGGGGACCACGAGGACCTCGTCGTGCCCGCCGAGGAGGCGGAAGTCCAGGGGCGCGTGGTCTACGTCGTCCACCCGCCGCGGGGAAGACGTCCCTGAATCGGCCCGCTCCGGCTTCGCCTCAGCTTTCAGCGGTCGGCTTTTTTGCCCTCGCTGAAAGCTGACCGCTGAAAGCTGAAAGCTGGCGTTCTGCACGGAGCTGCCGTAAAGTGAGAGGACTAACAAGCATCGTTTTCTTGGCGATGTAAGCTTTGTGGCGTTGGTGCGTGGGTTTGGGGCTGTCTTCGGGGGTGGCCGCTTCCGTAAAAAGGGTTTAGGAGGGGTTTTGGCTGGCACTGAAGATCGCGGGGTTTTGGGCGGTGGGGTCAGTCGCTCCCGTTTCCTGAAGTTGGCGGGCCTTGGGGCCGGGCTCTCGCTTTTCCCCGGCTCGCTGCTCCCTTCGGGGGCCGGCCTGGCGCAGACGGTGGGCGGGCCGGCCATCTTGAACGACGGCAGGTATCCGATCGCGGCGTGGTGGCCGCCGCCGCCCGTGCCAAACACGAACCCCGATCCCGCGTCGGAGACGGCGAGGCGCTACGCGGAGCTCGCCGGGGCGAACTTCAACACCGTCATCGGCGGCAACGGCGTGAGCAACGACAGGGCGAACAGGCTCGCCCTGGAAGCCTGCGGGCCGAACGGCCTGCGGCTCGTGCTCGACGACGGCAGGCTGCGCAACGCCATCGAGGGCACGGCCCCCGCCCAGGCCGCCCGGGCGGGGGGACAGGAGGAGCCTGAGGGCGTGTTGCAGGCCCTCAACGAGCAGGATTCCGAGCAGGACGTGCGGGCGCAGGCGGCCGCCGACCCGGCGGCGATCACGCAGAGGATCCAGGAGCTTCAGGTCAGGTTCGGCAACGGCCAGTACCCGGCGCTCGCCGGCATCTTCCTCTACGACGAGCCGGGCAGGAGCCTGTTCCCCACCCTCCGGTTCGCCAGAGAGGAGGTCGAGCGGGTGTTCGGCGGCGAGGAGTTGCCGTACGTGAACGCCTGGCCTTCCTACGCGTCTCCCAGCAACGCGCTCGAAGCCCCGTCCTACGAGGCCTACCTCAACTACTACATGAACGAGACGCAGTATCCCAACTCGGCCATCGCCCCGCCTTTCCTGAGCTTCGACCACTACCCGCTGTTGGCGAACGAACGGACCACCACAGACTACTTCTACAACCACGCGGTCATCAGGCGTTTCGCGCTCCGTTTCGGGGTGCCCTCCTGGGGGTTCGTGCAGAGCATGGGCTTCGACGGGCGGGGCATCGGGCTCGCGCCGCGCCGGTCGCCCGACGAGGCAGAGCTCTTCTGGCAGCTCAACGTGGCCCTCGCCTACGGGGTGAAGGGCATCCAGTACTTCACCTACTGGACCCCGGCCAGCGGCAACGGTATCAGGTTCGGCAACGCCCTGATCACGCGCGCCGGCCAGCGCACTTTTCTCTACAACTACGCCCAAAGGGCGAACGAGTACCTGCGAAGGGTGGGCGCCGTCCTCTTGCCCCTCACCTCCACCTCCGTGACCCACGCCAACGAGCCAAAGCCGCCGCGCGGCGCCCAACCCTTCAGGGGAAACCCTTACGTCAGGGCCGCCACCGGGAGCGCGGTCATCCTGAGCTTCTTCAACAAGCCGGGTGCCCCCTCCGAGCGGTACATGCTCGTCGCGAACCGCGGCCCCAACCGGGCGGCGAAGGCCCGCCTGACCATCTCCAACCTCGTCAGGGGCGTGGAGGTGTTCGACCCCTCGGCCGGGGCGGACGGCGCGTTCGTCCAGACCAACCTTGGCGGGACGCCGCCCCAGTACCTCTACCCCGTAATCTCTCCCGGCAGGGCCCGCCTGTACCGTCTGCGCACCGGCTAAATCGCCCCGCAGACCGCCAGCAGAAAGCGTCAAACCGGCCATCGCTCGGGCGAACCGACCGATGGAATAGAGGGCTTTGCAAGTAGAATTATTGGCAGAAACAACACGTCGAAACACGGGCAAAAAGCGGGGAGGCGGTAGGGGTTTGGGCGCGCGAGGGGCATCTTTGAATGGAACCGCGATCAGGGCCGAGGGCCTCGTCCGGCGGTTCGGGGAGAACGCGGCGGTCGACGGGGTAGACCTCTCCGTAAAGCCGGGTGAGATCTACGGCTTCCTCGGCCCGAACGGGGCCGGCAAGACCACGACGGTCAGGATGCTTGTTACCCTGCTGTCTCCGACTGCCGGCCGCGCCACGGTCGCCGGACGGGACGTCGTCTCCGAGCCGCACGAGGTCCGGCTCCGGATCGGGGTGGCGTTGCAGGAGGCGGCGCTCGACGCGCAGCAGACGGGCGCCGAGATCCTGCACCTCCAGGGACGCCTCTACGGCCTGACCACCGGCGAGACCAAGCGCCGCCTCGCCGAGCTCGGCGAGCTCATAGACCTCGGCGACGCCCTCGACCGGCGCGTCGGCGGCTACTCCGGCGGGATGCGCCGCCGCCTCGACCTGGCCGCCGCCCTCGTCCACAACCCGGACGTCCTCTTCCTCGACGAGCCGACCACCGGCCTCGATCCCGTAAGCCGCCAGAAGGTCTGGGAGGAGGTGAGACGCCTGAACGATGAACTGGGCGTCACCATCTTTCTCACGACCCAGTACCTGGAGGAGGCGGACCGTCTCGCCGACAGGGTGGGCATCATCGACGCGGGCCGCATCGCCGCCGAGGGCACGCCCGAAGACCTCAAGCGCTCCGTGGGCCAGGACATCGTCGTCGCCCGCACCCGCGGCGAGGCGAACGGCGCGGTCGAGAAGCTGCGCGGCCTGGAGGCTGTCGAGAGGGTGGACGTCCACGGCGAGGAGCTTACCGTCGCGACCCCCGACGGCCCGCGCGTAGTCGGCAAGGTGGCCGTGGCGCTCGAAGAGTCGGGCGTTGCCGTGGAGAGGCTGACCCTCCGCACCCCGACCCTCGACGACGTCTTTCTGGAGGTAACCGGCAACAGGCTCGGCACGGACGACGGCGCGGACACGGACGAGGAGGGACGATGACAGGGGCCAGCATCGAAGTGGGCGACGGGCGCGTCGGGGCGCGGCCAGCGGGTTTCTGGCGGGACCTCGTAAGCGTCGCGGGGAGGGCCCTGCGGGCCATACCACGCGAGCCGGAGGCGCTCATACCGGCGCTCATAGTCCCGATCTTCTTCTTCGCCGTGAACGTCGGGGCGCTCGCGGACATCTCCTCGTTCGCGGGCGTCGAGGACTTCGAGGCGTTCCAGTTGCCCGTCGCCATCGTCTTCGCCGTGACGGGCATCTCCAGGGCGTCCGCGCTGGTCACGGACATCCAGTCCGGCTACTTCGACAGGCTGCTCGTCTCCCCCGTGAGCCGCTACAGCCTGCTGCTCGGCCTGATGGCCGCCGACCTCGTGCTCGTCATCGCGCTCTGCGTGCCTGTTCTCGTCCTCGGCTTTATCCTCGGCGTCGGCTTCGCGACCGGGCCCCTGGGCGTGCTCGCGTTCCTGCTTCTCAGCGGTCTCTGGGGGCTCGCCTTCACGGGTTTTCCCTACGCCATCGCGCTCAGGACCGGCAACCCGGCGGCGGTCAACTCCTCCTTTATCCTGTTCTTCCCCTTCGCCTTTCTGACGACCACGTTCTTGCCGCAGGAGGCGCTGACCGGCTGGCTCGCCACCGTCGCGGACTACAACCCCGTGACGTACCTTCTGGCGGGACTGCGGGCCCTGATCTCCTCCGGCTGGGTCCTCGCCGACCTCCTCCCCGCCATCGGCGCCGTCGCCGCGGTCGGCCTCGTCTCGTTCTACCTGGCCTTCTCCGCCCTGCGTGCCAGGGTCCGAAACTAGCGGATACGCCTTGTCCGCCATCCAGGAACAGGCCGGGCGCTGGTCCTACGACCGCCAGCGCCTGGGACACAGATCCCCCGACGTGGAGGCCGCCCTGCGGGCCGTCGTCGGCGTGTACAGCTCCCACCCGTCGGCCCCGCTCTCGCTACGCGCCCGCGCGAAGGGCTTCACCACGGAGGCCTTCAGGCGTCTGGACGCCGATCGGCGGGCGCTCCGGCTGCCGGCGATGCGCGGGTCGATCCACCTCCTCCCGCGCGAGACGGCCCACCTCGCTTTCCGCGCCGCCCCCGAGCCGCCGTCGGGCCTGAGGCAACGCCTCAAGTACTTCGGCATCGCAGAAGATCGCTACCCCGAACTGCGCGAAGCGGCGCTCGCCGCGGCCGACGAACCGAGCACGGCCAGGGATCTCGGCCAGAAACTGCGCGAGGCGACAGGCTACGATGGCAGCCCGACGCCCGTCCTGAGCGGCATGGCCCGTGAGGGCGTCCTCCTGCGCGTCGGCGCCGAGGGACCGCGCTCCAACGCCCTCCGCTACGTCGCCACCCAAACCTGGCTCGGCGACGACCTGCCCGCGGCCGACGCCGACAAAGCCCTCGCCTGGCTCGCCGGCGAGTACCTCCGCGCCTTCGGCCCGGCCCGGCCGGAGGATTTCCGCTGGTGGGCCGGCGTCTCTAAAGGCCGCGCCGCCGCGGCGCTAGAGACCGTGGAGACCATCGAGCTCGAAGACGGCCACCTCCTGCCGTACCAAGACCTCCAGGCTTTCGAGGCTGCCGAAGGCCCCGGTCCCGACGCCGTGGACGTCCTTCCGAAGTGGGACTGCTACACGATGGGGTACGCCCCCGATGGGCGGGAGCGCTTCGTGCATCCGGACGTGCGGGGACGCGTCTACACACCGGCCGGGGACGGCCTCGGCGTGGTGCTCGTGGGCGGGACGGCGGTCGGGGCCTGGGAGGCGCGGTTCTCCGGCAAGGTCATGGAAGCGCGGCTGGATATGTTCGAGCGTCCCGGCGCGCGTTTGAAGAGAATCCTGGACGGCCGGTTCGGGGAAATAGCGGTCTTGCTAGGCGCGCGCGAGATCCGTTTTGCCTGATCCCAAACGGCGAACGCGCTCACCCGTCCCAAAACGACCCGGCAGTAAAATACGCGGGTGAACTACACGAACGGCGCAGGGGGTGGGAGGTGCGAGTTGTGCGGCCGGCCCGTGGAGCGGCTGACGCGCCACCACCTCGTCCCCAGGACGCGCCACAAGAACAAACGGAACAAAAAAACCTTCGACCGGCGGGAGATCCACCGCACCGTCGGCCTCTGCCCGCCCTGCCACCGGCACATCCACACCGTCCTGGACAACAAAGATCTCGAACGCCACTACAACACCCTGGAAGCCTTGAGGTCACACCCCGAAGTCGGGAAGTTCGTAGCCTGGATCGGCAAGAAACCCCACGGCACCACCACGGTTGGCCGCCACCGCGACCCCCGCTAGGAACGGAGCAGCCCGACTTGGACCGACTCCCCGTGACGCCGCCGGACGTCGCGCGCGTGAACTATTTCACGCGAATCGCCGCCCGGAGGTTTCGGATTGCGAGAGTGTGGTACATATATGCAGTAAGAACATAGAGGAAGCGATCTACTTCAACGGAGGCAAGACTGATGGCTACTACTACGAACATTGACAAGATGACCCGCACTGCGCGGGAGATGACGGAGGCCCAGCGGGATTCTTACGAGGCCCTCGCGGAGAGCTTTACCGCCTCCCAGCGTCGGAGCGCCAGGCTGGCCCAGGACGGGCTCAAGTTCTTCAAGCTCCAGGAGGACAATGCCAGGGCGGCGCAGGAGTGGTTCGCCAACGGCGTGCGCCTGATGCAGCTCCAGCAGCGCAACGTCAGCTTTGCCCAGGACTGGTTTGGCGGCGGCGTCGAGGCCCTGCGGGACCAGGCGGAGCAGAACCTCCGCACGGCGGACGTCTTCGCGCGCAGCGCCCGCAAGCAGCAGGAAGGTCTACAGGCGCTCGGCCGCGAGTGGGTGGGGGCCTACCGTAACTTTTTCTCCCCCTTCGCCTACGCCCGGGAAGGCCTGAGGACCGCCCAGAAGGCCACCGAGCAGGGGATCCAGGCCACCCAGCAGGTCGCCCAGCAGGGTCTGCGGGTTGCCGAAGAGACGGCCGGACAGACCGAGAAGGTTCTTCGGGAGACCGTCGAGGCCACCCGTGAGGCCGAGCTCAGGACTGCCGTCTACGGCGCCCTCAAGACCCAGAGCTATGAGGATCTCAACGTCGACGAGGTCTCCAAGAGGCTCGACGGCCTCTCCGCCGGGCAGCTCAAGCAGGTGCGGGAGTTCGAGAAAAAGAACAAGAACCGCGAGACCCTCATCGAGCAGATCGACCGCAAGATAAAGGCCGCCTCGTAGCTTAGGGCGCTACCGATACAGGTATGTGAGGGCCGGGGTTCAACCCCGGCCCTCTTTTTCGTTGGTCGACCCGGCAGGCGGGGCGTTCATCAGCCTAGAGCGGTCAGCTATCAGGCCGCTCCGGCTTCGCCTTCGCTCTCGGCCTTCAGTTTTTTGTCTTTGGCTGAAAGCCGACCGGCTGACAGCTAATAGCCTCGCAAACCGCTCTAACGCCCGGGATACGGCCCGTAGCCGCGGAGCATCCACACCTCGGGCACGACCTCGGCGACGACGCCGCCTTCGTCGAACACCCTGACGGTCGAGCTCTCGGAGACGGCGACGGCCACTGTTCCCGTGTTTCTCGAGATGGAGGCCGCCGCCATGTGGCGGCTCCCGAGGCCGAGGGGGATGTCCAGGTTCCGCGAGGCCGCGTCGAGGTAGCGGGCCGCCGAGACGACGACGCCACCGTCGGAGACCACGAAGGCGCCGTCGAGCTGGGCGAGCTCCTTTATGGTTTCGCGCATGTCGGGGTCCTTGACGCGTTTCTTGTCGTCCGGGTGGCCGGTGAGGGGGTCGAGGATGAGGGGCCTGGACCTGACCAGGACCTCCTCGTGGTCGCCGACGGTGAACAACGTCCCGATCTTGCGCCCCTCCCGGCCCTCCCGCGCTATCTCGACCGCGAGCTCGACCACCTTCTTGAGCGTTCTGTTGTCGACGCCCCTCTCCTCGGAGCAGATCTCGGCGATAGGGTCGTCCAACCCGTCCAACAGGCTCCCCGGCCCGACGCGCCGAACCGCGCGGTCCTCCCCTCCGTCAGGGCGGTCAAGCTCCCCCTCGACCGCTTCGAGCAGAGCCTCGAACTCCAGGGGGCCGTTGTACGGAGCGCCGTTGAGGAAGACGCCCGGCGTGCCGCGCACGCCGCTACGTTCTCCCGCGAGGCGGTTCTCCTGGACCCGTTCGGCGTGGCGGTGCTCCGCGAGGTCCCCGTCGAAGCGCGCGAGGTCGAGCTTTAGCCTCACCGCGTAGGAGCGCAGGTCCCCGTCGGACAGGTCATCCTGGTTCTCGTAGAGTAGGCCGTGCATGGGCCAGAAGGCGCCCTGCGCTCCGGCCGCCTCTGCCGCCTCGGCCGCGCGCCTGGCGAGTGGATGGACGGAGTCGAGCGGGTAGTGGCGGAAGACGAGGCGCACCTTCCCGTCGGACCTCTCGACGAGGTCTTCGAGGACGGGCCTGGCTTTGGCGCAATAAGGGCACTGGTAGTCCCCGTACTCGACGAGCGTCACCGGCGCGTCGGCCGGCCCTATTGCGTGGTCTCCACCCTTCGTCTCTGCCACCGTCATCTTTCCTCCGTCCTGAGGTCCGTATCTTGCAGGGTCTTGTCTCCCGACCTACCGAGGGCGTAGATGGCCGCCCAGAGCAGGAAGAACCCGACTACCTGCCCTGCGTTGATCCCCACGCCCAGCAACGCCCAGTTCAGGGCGACCGCGGTCGCCGGGAAGGCGAGCTCCGCGAGCGTCGCGTGCGAGGCCCTCGTCGAGGAGAGGCCACGATAATACAGCAGGAGGCCCAAAAGACCCGGGATCAGGGCCAGCAGGACCAGCCTCCCCGGCTGGGACCCGAAGCCCGCGCCAAGCTCTCCGAACGCCCCCTGGGCCAGCGCTATAACCGTCAGGGGCGCGAGGGCGAGCAACAGCCGGGCGCCGGTCAGGGCGTGGAAGGGGACGTCCCGCAAGACGAACCTCCCGAGCGCCGTCGAAGAACCCCACAGCGCCGCTGCCCCCACCGCGAGCAAGGCCCCCGACGCCGCCTCCGAGCCGAGCGCTGCGAAGGGGCTCAGGTTTCCGAAGGAGACCAGGTAAGCCCCGACGATGGCCGCGGCGAAGAGCGGCCAGTAGGCGGGCTTCAGGCGTTCCCCAAGGACGAGGTGAGCCGCCCCGATCGCGAAGAGCGGCTGCGTCTTTTGCAGGAGTATGGCGACCGTGGGATCTCCCGCCGCGAACGCCGCCGTAAAGAGCAGCGTGGCCAGCGCCGACCCGCCCCACCCGATGACCAGCAAGGCGCCCCAGCCCCTGACGCCGAGCCTTCCAAGCGCGCCCCATCCGAGCGCCACGGCCGGGACGGAGTAGAGCAGCAGGATCAGGTGCTCCCCAAGCACGATGGCCGCGGGCGACATCTCCCCGAGCAGGGGCACCCGCAGCACCCCGTCCGTACCCCACAGCGCCGCCCCGAGGGCGACCAGCAGCACGCCTGCGCCGACGCCTGCCCTGCCGGAATAATTCGCGTGCCAGTGGCGGGCGATCCGGGCGGGCATCTACGCCGGGAGCAGCCTGAGCGTGGTCGGCAGGACCTCTTCCCGCAACATCGCCGCCGTCGGGCCGGGGTACGAGGCCCCGTACTTATCTCGGTAGGCTGCGCTGACCTTCTCGATGGTCGCCGCGTCCGTCTCGGGCACGGCGCGCACCAAAATCCGCCTGTCGTCCACCCGGAGCGCCGCTTCCCGGTTCGCCGAGGCCTCGCGGTACCAGCGGCCCTTCTCGCCGCGCACGGAGCGCACGAAGACGGTGTCGTCGACGACGACGGCCCAGATCACGGCGCCGGGAGATCCGCCCCCGCCGGTCTCGACGCGGACCTCCTCGGCCTCGTCGAGCACCTCCAGCGTCTCCCTGTCGAACTTATCCATAACGCTCCTCGTGGACTATCTCCGAGAGCGGCTTGCGCGCCGGGGCCCCGCGCCCCCGACGGGCCTCCTCGTCCGGGTAGCCGAGGGAGATCGCGGTCCGCACCGTCCGTCCTGCCGGGATGCCGAGGAGCCTCTTTGCTTCCGCCCTCCCCTCCCGGACGAACCAGCCGATGCCGGAGCCGACGCCGTGGGCCCAGGCGGCGAGCATGATCCTCTCGCACAGCCGTCCCTCGTCGTAGGCTTCCTGCTCTTCCCGCTCCCCGGCCATGACGAGCACTATCCCGAGCGGCGCGTCCCTCAGGTGGCCCGCG carries:
- a CDS encoding nitroreductase family protein, whose product is MTGREKPGDHASFLRSLRAVREFRDEPVPREVVDDVLEVARLSGSASNRQPWELVVVRDRAALDALAGVRGYAGHLRDAPLGIVLVMAGEREEQEAYDEGRLCERIMLAAWAHGVGSGIGWFVREGRAEAKRLLGIPAGRTVRTAISLGYPDEEARRGRGAPARKPLSEIVHEERYG
- a CDS encoding DMT family transporter, with the protein product MPARIARHWHANYSGRAGVGAGVLLVALGAALWGTDGVLRVPLLGEMSPAAIVLGEHLILLLYSVPAVALGWGALGRLGVRGWGALLVIGWGGSALATLLFTAAFAAGDPTVAILLQKTQPLFAIGAAHLVLGERLKPAYWPLFAAAIVGAYLVSFGNLSPFAALGSEAASGALLAVGAAALWGSSTALGRFVLRDVPFHALTGARLLLALAPLTVIALAQGAFGELGAGFGSQPGRLVLLALIPGLLGLLLYYRGLSSTRASHATLAELAFPATAVALNWALLGVGINAGQVVGFFLLWAAIYALGRSGDKTLQDTDLRTEER
- a CDS encoding ATP-binding cassette domain-containing protein: MNGTAIRAEGLVRRFGENAAVDGVDLSVKPGEIYGFLGPNGAGKTTTVRMLVTLLSPTAGRATVAGRDVVSEPHEVRLRIGVALQEAALDAQQTGAEILHLQGRLYGLTTGETKRRLAELGELIDLGDALDRRVGGYSGGMRRRLDLAAALVHNPDVLFLDEPTTGLDPVSRQKVWEEVRRLNDELGVTIFLTTQYLEEADRLADRVGIIDAGRIAAEGTPEDLKRSVGQDIVVARTRGEANGAVEKLRGLEAVERVDVHGEELTVATPDGPRVVGKVAVALEESGVAVERLTLRTPTLDDVFLEVTGNRLGTDDGADTDEEGR
- a CDS encoding ABC transporter permease; protein product: MTGASIEVGDGRVGARPAGFWRDLVSVAGRALRAIPREPEALIPALIVPIFFFAVNVGALADISSFAGVEDFEAFQLPVAIVFAVTGISRASALVTDIQSGYFDRLLVSPVSRYSLLLGLMAADLVLVIALCVPVLVLGFILGVGFATGPLGVLAFLLLSGLWGLAFTGFPYAIALRTGNPAAVNSSFILFFPFAFLTTTFLPQEALTGWLATVADYNPVTYLLAGLRALISSGWVLADLLPAIGAVAAVGLVSFYLAFSALRARVRN
- a CDS encoding DUF2255 family protein, producing MDKFDRETLEVLDEAEEVRVETGGGGSPGAVIWAVVVDDTVFVRSVRGEKGRWYREASANREAALRVDDRRILVRAVPETDAATIEKVSAAYRDKYGASYPGPTAAMLREEVLPTTLRLLPA
- the lexA gene encoding transcriptional repressor LexA, translating into MVPENWGKRLEMLRHLARLGAGGGGAPTVRELGEAVGLRSSQTAYKHLKKLEEAGYVEREGASRRARGIRLTGKGWEVVGEMPLLGRIAAGRGLEAVAAVDGAYSLAAELVGSRSGRRRYLLRVVGQSMIGAHIADGDLLVVEEDEDPADGEVVVALLRGGEEVTVKRIFRERGEAGEFVRLRPENGDHEDLVVPAEEAEVQGRVVYVVHPPRGRRP
- a CDS encoding winged helix DNA-binding domain-containing protein; this encodes MSAIQEQAGRWSYDRQRLGHRSPDVEAALRAVVGVYSSHPSAPLSLRARAKGFTTEAFRRLDADRRALRLPAMRGSIHLLPRETAHLAFRAAPEPPSGLRQRLKYFGIAEDRYPELREAALAAADEPSTARDLGQKLREATGYDGSPTPVLSGMAREGVLLRVGAEGPRSNALRYVATQTWLGDDLPAADADKALAWLAGEYLRAFGPARPEDFRWWAGVSKGRAAAALETVETIELEDGHLLPYQDLQAFEAAEGPGPDAVDVLPKWDCYTMGYAPDGRERFVHPDVRGRVYTPAGDGLGVVLVGGTAVGAWEARFSGKVMEARLDMFERPGARLKRILDGRFGEIAVLLGAREIRFA
- a CDS encoding thioredoxin domain-containing protein — its product is MTVAETKGGDHAIGPADAPVTLVEYGDYQCPYCAKARPVLEDLVERSDGKVRLVFRHYPLDSVHPLARRAAEAAEAAGAQGAFWPMHGLLYENQDDLSDGDLRSYAVRLKLDLARFDGDLAEHRHAERVQENRLAGERSGVRGTPGVFLNGAPYNGPLEFEALLEAVEGELDRPDGGEDRAVRRVGPGSLLDGLDDPIAEICSEERGVDNRTLKKVVELAVEIAREGREGRKIGTLFTVGDHEEVLVRSRPLILDPLTGHPDDKKRVKDPDMRETIKELAQLDGAFVVSDGGVVVSAARYLDAASRNLDIPLGLGSRHMAAASISRNTGTVAVAVSESSTVRVFDEGGVVAEVVPEVWMLRGYGPYPGR